A single window of Desulfobulbaceae bacterium DNA harbors:
- a CDS encoding sigma-54-dependent Fis family transcriptional regulator, translating to MNSTTILIVDDEPNYLVVLSELLADEGFETLTAANGQKGLDIAQETDLDLVITDMQMPGMDGLTFLQSLKALNRNLPVIMITAFGEVDKAVKAMQAGAYNYLTKPFNNDELVANIKKSIEHYQLSKENLRLRSEMQERYSFDKIIGKNKAMQQMYSLIEKVAPTPTTVLISGESGTGKELVARAIHFNSHREQSPFISVNCAALPDALLESEFFGHEKGAFTGAISLRKGKFEAADSGTIFLDEIGEMPLPLQAKLLRVLQEKSFERVGGNKTIHADVRVVAATNKDLKEEVEHHRFREDLYYRLNVVHIILPPLRDRIDDIPMLADHFVKKYANQAGRPDLRLSSDTIRFLSTLPWDGNVRELENVIERASILCEGRTIEPHDVHPDPDSVSPLSSSAHGFDLDQIVPRDAKLPDVLNEIEGKMVKRALDQTNFIQTKAAKLLGITKSLLQYKMKKFNIKKTT from the coding sequence ATGAACTCGACAACCATCCTCATCGTCGATGACGAACCCAATTATCTCGTTGTACTCTCTGAACTTCTTGCAGATGAAGGCTTCGAGACACTAACCGCTGCCAATGGCCAAAAGGGTCTGGATATCGCCCAAGAGACCGACCTTGATCTGGTCATCACCGACATGCAGATGCCCGGCATGGACGGACTGACGTTCCTCCAGTCCCTAAAAGCACTTAACCGCAATCTTCCGGTCATAATGATCACTGCTTTTGGAGAGGTGGATAAGGCGGTTAAAGCCATGCAGGCCGGGGCCTACAACTATCTGACGAAACCCTTCAACAATGATGAACTTGTTGCCAATATAAAAAAATCCATCGAGCACTATCAACTTTCAAAAGAAAATCTGCGTCTGCGCAGCGAGATGCAGGAGCGCTACAGCTTTGATAAGATTATCGGTAAGAACAAGGCTATGCAGCAGATGTACTCCTTGATCGAGAAAGTAGCGCCAACACCTACAACCGTATTGATCTCCGGTGAATCAGGCACAGGAAAAGAGCTGGTCGCGCGAGCCATCCATTTTAACAGTCACAGGGAGCAATCCCCCTTTATTTCCGTAAACTGTGCGGCGTTACCTGATGCCCTGCTGGAGAGTGAATTTTTTGGCCATGAGAAAGGAGCATTTACCGGAGCCATAAGCCTCCGCAAGGGTAAATTTGAAGCCGCAGACTCCGGCACCATTTTTCTTGATGAGATCGGTGAGATGCCTTTGCCCCTCCAAGCAAAACTGCTCAGAGTTCTTCAGGAAAAAAGTTTTGAGAGAGTCGGCGGCAACAAGACAATACATGCTGATGTTCGCGTCGTTGCCGCGACCAACAAAGATTTAAAAGAGGAAGTTGAGCATCATCGTTTTCGAGAAGACCTCTATTACAGACTTAACGTTGTCCACATAATCCTGCCCCCTTTGCGAGATAGAATTGATGATATCCCCATGCTTGCCGACCACTTTGTGAAAAAATATGCAAACCAGGCCGGCAGACCGGATTTGCGTTTATCGTCTGACACAATCCGATTTTTATCGACCCTTCCTTGGGACGGAAACGTTAGAGAGTTAGAAAACGTCATTGAACGGGCCTCCATTCTCTGTGAAGGCAGAACCATTGAACCCCATGATGTTCACCCCGACCCAGACAGTGTTTCACCGCTCAGCTCCTCCGCCCATGGTTTTGATCTTGACCAGATTGTTCCACGAGATGCAAAATTGCCGGATGTACTTAATGAAATCGAAGGAAAAATGGTCAAACGTGCCCTCGACCAAACGAATTTCATCCAGACTAAAGCCGCCAAACTCCTTGGCATTACCAAAAGTCTCCTTCAGTACAAGATGAAAAAATTCAACATCAAAAAGACCACATAG
- a CDS encoding chemotaxis protein CheA, with protein MTSVSASKQEISFMDLVTPETRTKFLEEADDILLEIESDLLQLTETPADHSPVKTLFRNVHSLKGNCGFMGFSDLEKLLHTEETLLETIKDGSLKNIQKASEMLLEVLDIIKDSIADIHSGGHGAVSSLNLYVEIINNHLPKGLRVPNEAPTSMLGEILVQQGAINQEDLEEALEAQHQTVGEILINSGTASAAQIETALKVQNELRPKNISQQTVKATTKRQDIRVDLDKLDTLINLIGEMVIAENMVINNPDLNNLELESFSKASQHMEKIVRELQEMAMIIRMIPISGLFRRMIRLVHDLSRKSGKKVDLELIGEGTEVDKTVIEKITDPLVHLIRNSMDHGIEDSDTRIKAGKPETGSLKLSASHEEGEIRITLVDDGHGMDRDRLIAKGIERGIVSGDGSQLSESDALQLIFQPGFSMAEKITDISGRGVGMDVVRQNLESIKGRIDVSSTLGEGTKISLRIPLTLAIIDGMLVRTGTAHYILPILSIRESFRPAAAQITIAPDGQELVKVRESIMPVIRLHRLHKVTPDYRDLDKGILIVLESSKSPTCLFVDELMGQQQTVIKGLSDYIGQLGDVGGVSGCTILGNGEVSLILDVRALEELACR; from the coding sequence ATGACATCCGTATCCGCAAGTAAACAGGAGATCTCATTTATGGATCTGGTTACTCCTGAAACACGCACAAAATTTCTTGAAGAGGCCGACGACATCCTTCTGGAAATTGAGAGCGACCTGCTTCAACTCACAGAAACCCCTGCTGACCACTCCCCTGTCAAAACGCTGTTTCGTAACGTGCATAGCCTTAAGGGTAATTGCGGCTTCATGGGTTTTAGCGATTTAGAAAAACTGCTCCACACAGAAGAGACTCTGCTGGAGACTATCAAGGATGGCAGCTTAAAAAACATACAGAAAGCCTCTGAGATGCTGCTCGAGGTCCTGGATATTATCAAGGATTCAATTGCAGATATTCACTCCGGTGGGCACGGTGCTGTCTCCAGCCTCAATCTGTACGTTGAGATAATTAACAACCATCTGCCTAAAGGGCTCAGGGTTCCAAATGAGGCTCCGACATCCATGCTGGGTGAAATACTTGTTCAGCAGGGTGCAATTAATCAAGAGGATCTTGAGGAAGCTCTGGAAGCCCAGCACCAAACAGTTGGTGAAATTCTGATCAACTCAGGGACTGCTTCTGCAGCGCAAATCGAGACGGCACTGAAAGTACAAAATGAACTGCGCCCCAAAAATATAAGCCAACAAACAGTTAAAGCAACCACCAAACGACAGGACATCCGTGTCGATCTCGACAAACTTGATACCCTGATTAATCTGATCGGTGAGATGGTCATTGCCGAAAATATGGTCATCAACAATCCGGACTTAAACAACCTTGAGCTTGAGAGCTTTTCAAAGGCCTCTCAACATATGGAGAAAATTGTTCGTGAGTTGCAGGAAATGGCCATGATTATTCGAATGATCCCGATTTCAGGTCTGTTTCGTAGGATGATCCGCCTCGTGCATGATCTCTCAAGAAAATCCGGCAAAAAGGTTGACCTCGAGCTTATTGGTGAAGGCACAGAAGTTGATAAAACTGTGATTGAAAAAATAACAGACCCACTTGTTCATTTGATTAGAAACTCCATGGATCATGGCATTGAAGACAGCGACACCCGCATTAAGGCCGGCAAGCCCGAAACAGGCAGCCTTAAACTCTCTGCCTCACATGAAGAGGGCGAGATCCGGATTACGCTTGTTGATGATGGGCATGGCATGGATCGAGACAGACTCATCGCCAAAGGCATTGAACGTGGAATTGTCAGTGGGGATGGCTCGCAACTCTCCGAGAGTGACGCCCTGCAACTTATTTTTCAACCGGGTTTTTCAATGGCTGAAAAAATCACCGACATTTCAGGGCGCGGGGTCGGTATGGATGTTGTTCGACAAAACCTTGAATCAATAAAAGGCAGAATTGATGTGAGTAGTACCCTTGGAGAAGGAACCAAGATATCGCTTCGCATTCCACTTACTCTGGCAATTATTGATGGTATGCTTGTCAGGACCGGCACCGCTCACTACATCCTGCCGATCCTGTCCATTCGAGAATCATTTAGACCAGCGGCTGCCCAAATCACAATTGCCCCCGATGGCCAGGAGTTAGTTAAAGTCCGAGAATCCATTATGCCTGTAATCCGTCTGCACCGACTCCACAAGGTTACGCCTGATTACCGAGACTTAGATAAAGGCATTTTAATTGTACTTGAATCCTCCAAAAGCCCGACATGCCTGTTTGTTGACGAACTCATGGGCCAGCAACAGACCGTGATCAAAGGCCTTTCGGACTACATTGGCCAACTGGGTGATGTAGGCGGTGTTTCAGGTTGTACCATCCTCGGTAATGGCGAAGTGTCCTTAATTCTTGACGTCAGAGCTCTGGAAGAACTTGCTTGCAGATAA